One genomic region from Anopheles bellator chromosome 2, idAnoBellAS_SP24_06.2, whole genome shotgun sequence encodes:
- the LOC131209568 gene encoding alpha-amylase 2-like, protein MRGVVCLVLAALAVAVSGQFDTHQWADRSGIVHLFEWKWNDIAQECENFLAPHGFAGVQVSPPTENAIVLSPFRPWWERYQPISYNLNTRSGSEAEFASMVRRCNNVGVRIYVDLVINHMAAISTNGGTGGSTADAGGMSFPAVPYSVTDFNPVCSIYDYNNPNEVRNCQLVGLPDLNQGVQWVRDRIVDLMNKMVGYGVAGYRVDAVKHMWPGDLQAIYGRMNNLPTDHGFPPNARPFITQEVIDLGAEAITKYEYTHLGTVTEFRFSAEIGRAFRGHNQLRWLVNWGPEWGFLQSHLALVFVDNHDNQRGHGAGGDEVLTHKVPKNYKMASAFMLAHPFGIVRIMSSFTFSDGDQGPPQDAAGNLLSPTFNADGSCGGGWACEHRWRQIYNMVAFRNAVSGTGLNDWWDNGGNQIAFCRGGRGFVAFNLEGYDLNQSLQTCLSAGTYCDVISGSKSGNSCTGASVTVGGDGRANIFIAANAVDGVLAIHANAKL, encoded by the exons ATGCGTGGCGTCGTGTGTCTAGTGCTGGCGgccttggccgtggccgtgagtGGTCAGTTCGACACGCACCAGTGGGCCGACCGGAGCGGCATCGTGCACCTGTTCGAGTGGAAGTGGAACGACATTGCGCAGGAGTGCGAGAACTTCCTGGCCCCGCACGGGTTCGCCGGCGTGCAGGTATCCCCGCCGACCGAGAATGCGATCGTGCTGAGTCCGTTCCGACCGTGGTGGGAGCGTTATCAGCCAATCTCGTACAATCTGAACACACGGTCCGGAAGTGAGGCCGAGTTCGCGTCGATGGTACGCCGTTGCAACAACGTCGGCGTGCGGATCTACGTCGATCTGGTCATCAACCACATGGCGGCTATCAGCACGAACGGCGGAACCGGCGGTTCGACGGCTGATGCCGGCGGTATGAGCTTCCCGGCCGTTCCGTACAGCGTGACGGACTTCAACCCGGTCTGCTCGATCTACGACTACAACAACCCGAACGAGGTGCGCAACTGTCAGCTCGTGGGTCTGCCCGATCTGAACCAGGGTGTCCAGTGGGTCCGGGACCGTATTGTTGATCTGATGAACAAGATGGTCGGGTACGGAGTGGCCGGGTACCGTGTGGACGCCGTCAAGCATATGTGGCCGGGTGATCTGCAGGCGATCTACGGCCGCATGAACAACCTGCCGACGGACCATGGGTTCCCGCCGAACGCGCGGCCCTTCATCACGCAGGAAGTGATCGATCTGGGCGCTGAGGCGATCACCAAGTACGAGTACACGCACCTCGGCACGGTCACGGAGTTCCGCTTTTCGGCCGAGATTGGTCGGGCGTTCCGCGGCCACAATCAGCTCCGCTGGCTCGTCAACTGGGGCCCCGAGTGGGGCTTCCTGCAGTCCCACCTGGCCCTGGTGTTCGTCGATAACCACGACAACCAGCGGGGTCATGGGGCGGGCGGCGACGAGGTGCTCACGCACAAGGTGCCGAAGAACTACAAGATGGCGAGCGCCTTCATGTTGGCCCACCCGTTCGGTATCGTGCGCATCATGAGTTCGTTCACCTTCAGCGATGGCGACCAGGGACCGCCGCAGGATGCCGCCGGTAACCTGCTGTCGCCAACGTTCAACGCGGACGGCTCCTGCGGTGGTGGCTGGGCGTGCGAACATCGGTGGCGCCAGATCTACAACATGGTCGCCTTCCGGAATGCCGTGTCCGGTACGGGGCTGAACGATTGGTGGGACAACGGTGGTAACCAGATTGCGTTCtgccgcggtggccgcgggttcgtcgccttcAACCTGGAGGGATACGACCTGAACCAGAGCCTGCAGACGTGCCTGTCGGCCGGCACCTACTGCGACGTGATTTCGGGCAGCAAGTCCGGCAACAGCTGCACCGGTGCCAGCGTAACCGTCGGTGGAGACGGTCGGGCCAACATCTTCATTGCGGCCAACGCCGTGGACGGTGTCCTGGCCATCCACGCCAAC GCGAAGCTGTAA
- the LOC131209569 gene encoding alpha-amylase 1-like → MRVAIVVVVACGALVGAQFNPHQWADRSGIVHLFEWKWDDIARECETFLAPRGYAGVQVSPPTENAIIGGSFRRPWWERYQPMSYRLITRSGNEAQFASMVRRCNDVGVRIYVDLVINHMADMVGEGGTAGSTAVRSDFSFPGVPYSRLDFNAPCLITNYQDPVEVRNCQLVNLPDLNQGVEWVRHRIVDLMNHLISLGVAGFRVDAVKHMWPQELELIYNGMHDLPTSHGFPAGSRPFLTQEVIDLGGEAVTREMYTHLGTITEFRHSAEIGRVFRGRNPFRHLTNWGTGWGFLPSHLALVFVDNHDNQRGHGGGGADVLTHKDFRSYKMATAFMLAHPFGIVRVMSSFSFTDTEQGPPQDAAGNLVSPTFNPDNSCGSGWVCEHRWRQIYNMIGFRNAVSGTGLNDWWDNGNYQMAFCRGGRGFIAFNLESFDLNQNLQTCLPAGIYCDVISGDLVNGACTGSSITVGGDGRAQIVLPANAYDGVLAIHANSRV, encoded by the coding sequence ATGCGTGTGGCAATCGTGGTTGTTGTGGCCTGCGGTGCCCTGGTCGGGGCACAGTTCAACCCCCATCAGTGGGCCGACCGGAGTGGCATCGTGCACCTGTTCGAGTGGAAGTGGGACGACATTGCGCGGGAGTGTGAGACGTTCCTGGCCCCGCGAGGTTACGCCGGCGTGCAGGTGTCCCCGCCGACCGAGAATGCCATCATCGGCGGTAGCTTCCGGCGGCCGTGGTGGGAGCGTTATCAGCCAATGTCCTACCGGCTCATAACCCGCTCCGGCAACGAGGCGCAGTTCGCGTCCATGGTCCGCCGGTGCAACGATGTCGGGGTGCGCATCTACGTTGATCTGGTCATCAACCACATGGCGGACATGGTCGGCGAGGGTGGCACAGCGGGAAGTACGGCCGTCCGGTCCGACTTCTCCTTCCCCGGGGTGCCCTACAGCCGGCTGGACTTCAACGCTCCGTGCCTCATCACGAACTACCAGGATCCGGTCGAGGTGCGCAACTGTCAGCTGGTGAACCTGCCGGATCTGAACCAGGGTGTCGAGTGGGTCCGCCATCGTATTGTGGACCTGATGAACCACCTGATCAGCTTGGGAGTGGCCGGGTTCCGCGTGGACGCCGTCAAGCATATGTGGCCGCAGGAACTGGAGCTGATCTACAACGGCATGCACGACCTGCCGACTTCGCACGGATTCCCGGCCGGCTCTAGACCGTTCCTCACGCAGGAGGTGATCGATCTGGGTGGTGAGGCTGTGACGCGCGAGATGTACACGCACCTCGGCACGATCACCGAGTTCCGGCATTCGGCCGAGATCGGACGTGTCTTCCGGGGCCGGAACCCGTTCCGGCATCTGACCAACTGGGGTACGGGCTGGGGATTCCTACCCTCCCACCTGGCCCTGGTGTTCGTCGACAATCACGACAATCAGCGAggccacggcggtggtggcgcggaCGTGCTCACCCACAAGGACTTCCGCAGCTACAAGATGGCGACCGCCTTCATGTTGGCCCACCCGTTCGGTATCGTGCGGGTGATGAGTTCGTTTTCgttcaccgacaccgagcagGGACCGCCGCAGGATGCCGCCGGTAATCTGGTGTCGCCTACGTTCAACCCGGACAATAGCTGCGGTTCCGGATGGGTGTGCGAGCACCGGTGGCGCCAGATCTACAATATGATCGGCTTCCGGAACGCCGTCTCTGGCACGGGGCTGAACGATTGGTGGGACAACGGCAACTACCAGATGGCGTTCTGCAGGGGTGGCCGTGGATTTATCGCCTTCAACCTGGAGTCGTTCGATCTGAACCAGAACCTGCAGACCTGTCTGCCGGCCGGCATCTACTGTGACGTGATTTCGGGCGATCTGGTGAACGGTGCGTGCACTGGTAGCAGTATcacggtcggtggcgatggccggGCCCAGATCGTGCTGCCGGCCAACGCATACGACGGTGTCCTGGCGATCCACGCCAACTCCCGTGTTTGA